One window of Desulfarculus baarsii DSM 2075 genomic DNA carries:
- a CDS encoding ComF family protein — protein sequence MPPSLAALGRGLLELAFPARCPACGRPAHGGGLCAACLAQVEPTVEPSLEPIDSLSFAVAKHAGPAAQCVRAFKYRRDWAAGRALALLLCERAPAEMLGWAEIICPVPLHRLRLLGRGFNQAAWLARRLDQGQGRLRARLLLRLRHTRPQARLNGQERLANVSGAFAVNPRLAAQVDGRRVLLIDDVQTTGATLHECTMALLAAGAVQVRALTVSRAMGEIHDNP from the coding sequence GTGCCGCCTTCGCTGGCCGCCTTGGGTCGGGGCCTGCTGGAGCTGGCCTTTCCGGCCCGCTGCCCGGCCTGCGGCCGGCCGGCCCACGGCGGCGGGCTCTGCGCGGCCTGCCTGGCCCAGGTCGAGCCCACGGTGGAGCCCTCGCTGGAGCCCATCGACAGCCTTAGCTTCGCCGTGGCCAAACACGCCGGCCCGGCCGCCCAGTGCGTGCGCGCCTTCAAATATCGCCGCGACTGGGCCGCCGGCCGCGCCTTGGCCCTGCTGCTGTGCGAACGCGCGCCGGCCGAAATGCTTGGCTGGGCCGAGATCATCTGCCCGGTGCCGCTGCACCGTTTGCGCCTGCTGGGCCGGGGCTTCAACCAGGCGGCCTGGCTGGCCCGGCGATTGGACCAGGGCCAGGGCCGCCTGCGCGCCCGACTGTTGCTGCGCCTGCGCCACACCAGGCCCCAGGCTCGGCTAAACGGCCAAGAACGCCTGGCCAACGTCAGCGGGGCCTTTGCCGTCAACCCGCGCCTGGCCGCCCAGGTCGACGGCCGCCGCGTGCTGCTCATCGACGACGTGCAAACCACCGGGGCCACGCTCCACGAATGCACCATGGCCCTGCTGGCCGCCGGCGCGGTCCAGGTGCGCGCCCTGACCGTCTCGCGCGCCATGGGAGAGATCCATGACAACCCCTGA
- the modB gene encoding molybdate ABC transporter permease subunit, with protein MDIFALGPAEWQAIRLSLWVALWAVAGSLGPAIAVAWILARLRFPGKTLLDGLVHLPLVVPPVVTGYLLLVILGRRGVVGSWLHDVFGLNFMFDWKGAAVASAVVAFPLMVRAIRQSVEAVDVGLEQAARTLGAGRWRVFLTIILPLALPGVLAGLVLAFARGLGEFGATITFVSNIPGQTRTLPLALYSALQAPGGEEVAARLCVVAMVLALGALLASELLSRRLAARLGG; from the coding sequence TTGGACATCTTTGCGCTGGGCCCGGCGGAGTGGCAGGCCATCCGCTTGAGCTTGTGGGTAGCGCTCTGGGCGGTGGCGGGCAGCCTGGGGCCGGCCATCGCCGTGGCCTGGATATTGGCTCGGCTGCGTTTTCCGGGCAAGACGCTTTTGGACGGGCTGGTGCATTTGCCGCTGGTGGTGCCGCCGGTGGTGACGGGTTATTTGCTGTTGGTGATCCTGGGACGGCGTGGCGTTGTGGGGTCATGGCTTCATGACGTCTTCGGGTTGAATTTCATGTTCGATTGGAAAGGGGCGGCCGTGGCCTCGGCGGTGGTGGCCTTTCCGTTGATGGTGCGGGCCATCAGGCAGTCAGTGGAGGCGGTGGACGTGGGTTTGGAGCAGGCGGCGCGCACGTTGGGCGCGGGGCGCTGGCGGGTGTTTTTGACGATCATCCTTCCCCTGGCCTTGCCCGGCGTGTTGGCCGGGCTGGTGCTGGCCTTTGCCCGTGGCCTAGGCGAGTTCGGGGCCACGATCACCTTTGTCTCCAACATTCCCGGCCAGACGCGCACCCTGCCCCTGGCGCTTTACAGCGCCTTGCAGGCTCCTGGCGGCGAGGAAGTGGCCGCGCGGCTGTGCGTGGTGGCCATGGTTCTGGCCCTGGGGGCGCTGTTGGCCTCGGAGTTGCTTTCGCGCCGGCTGGCGGCCAGGCTGGGGGGTTAG
- a CDS encoding YkgJ family cysteine cluster protein, translated as MTNHEQKNSRPLAFECLRCSQCCTGEGAAWLLREELPAAAALLDLAPEAFVELYCRRRGEKYEIICDENGVCILLGPDGCRIHQAKPRICRAWPWLGAMLKNASAFEEAKLVCPGINPQASHAEFLAQYEAEKQKEK; from the coding sequence ATGACGAACCACGAGCAAAAAAACAGCCGCCCCCTCGCCTTCGAGTGTCTGCGTTGCAGCCAGTGCTGCACCGGCGAGGGCGCGGCCTGGCTGTTGCGCGAGGAGTTGCCGGCCGCCGCGGCCCTGCTGGATCTTGCGCCCGAGGCTTTCGTCGAACTCTATTGCCGCCGGCGCGGCGAAAAATACGAGATAATCTGCGACGAAAACGGCGTGTGCATCCTGCTGGGGCCCGACGGCTGCCGCATCCACCAGGCCAAGCCGCGCATCTGCCGGGCCTGGCCCTGGCTGGGGGCCATGCTCAAAAACGCCTCGGCCTTCGAGGAGGCCAAGCTGGTCTGCCCCGGCATCAACCCCCAGGCCAGCCACGCGGAGTTCCTGGCCCAATACGAGGCCGAAAAGCAAAAGGAGAAATAG
- the icd gene encoding isocitrate dehydrogenase (NADP(+)), whose translation MSHTLGNLPQGAEPITIGPDGKPQVPAIPAVGYIEGDGTGPDIWRATKLILEAAVAKAYGDQRRIAWVELLAGEKALEQTGQYLPQKTIEDIAALKVSIKGPLTTPVGGGFRSLNVTLRQVLDLYACIRPVRHIPGAPSPVKRPEAVDMVIYRENTEDVYAGLEWRAGSPEAKRLIDFLASELGAVVDPQAGVGIKPMSARCTKRLVAMAIDYALARGRQSVTLVHKGNIMKFTEGAFRDWGYELAAEKYAGRVVREGQEEPGKLVIKDRIADAMFQQVLLRPDEYDVLAMPNLNGDYLSDALAAQVGGLGMAPGANVGDECAMFEATHGTAPKYAGQDKVNPGSLVLSGAMMLEHMGWVEAADLIPAALGRAVQDGMVTYDLARQISGATELSCSGFAQAVVERL comes from the coding sequence GTGAGCCACACCCTCGGCAATCTGCCCCAGGGCGCGGAGCCCATCACCATCGGTCCAGACGGCAAACCGCAAGTCCCAGCCATCCCGGCGGTGGGCTACATCGAAGGCGACGGCACCGGCCCCGACATCTGGCGGGCCACCAAGCTGATCCTGGAGGCGGCCGTGGCCAAGGCCTACGGCGACCAAAGGCGCATCGCCTGGGTCGAGCTGCTGGCCGGCGAAAAGGCCCTGGAGCAAACCGGCCAATACCTGCCCCAAAAAACCATCGAAGACATTGCCGCGCTGAAGGTCTCCATCAAGGGCCCCCTGACCACGCCGGTGGGCGGCGGCTTTCGCTCGTTGAACGTCACCCTGCGCCAGGTGCTCGACCTCTACGCCTGCATCCGGCCCGTGCGCCACATCCCCGGCGCGCCCAGCCCCGTGAAACGGCCCGAGGCCGTGGACATGGTCATCTACCGCGAAAACACCGAGGACGTCTACGCCGGCCTGGAATGGCGCGCGGGCAGCCCCGAGGCCAAGCGGCTGATCGACTTCCTGGCCTCGGAGCTGGGCGCGGTCGTCGACCCCCAGGCCGGCGTGGGAATCAAGCCCATGAGCGCCCGCTGCACCAAACGCCTGGTGGCCATGGCCATCGATTACGCCCTGGCCCGCGGCCGCCAAAGCGTCACCTTGGTGCACAAGGGCAACATCATGAAGTTCACCGAGGGCGCTTTCCGCGATTGGGGCTATGAGCTGGCCGCCGAAAAATACGCCGGCCGCGTCGTGCGCGAGGGCCAGGAAGAGCCTGGCAAGCTGGTGATCAAGGATCGCATCGCCGACGCCATGTTCCAGCAGGTGCTCCTGCGGCCCGACGAATACGACGTCCTGGCCATGCCCAACCTCAACGGCGATTATCTCAGCGACGCCCTGGCCGCCCAGGTCGGCGGGCTGGGCATGGCCCCCGGGGCCAACGTCGGCGACGAATGCGCCATGTTCGAGGCCACCCACGGCACCGCGCCAAAATACGCCGGGCAAGACAAAGTCAACCCCGGCTCGCTGGTGCTTTCCGGGGCGATGATGCTCGAACACATGGGCTGGGTCGAGGCCGCCGACCTGATCCCCGCCGCCCTGGGCCGGGCCGTGCAAGATGGCATGGTCACCTACGATCTGGCCCGCCAGATCAGCGGGGCCACCGAGCTTTCCTGCTCGGGCTTCGCCCAGGCGGTGGTCGAGAGGCTCTAG
- a CDS encoding acetoin utilization protein AcuC → MIGPNLGAAYVYSDEFARFDFGPGHPLRVQRLALAHQLITDCGLDAPALPAFPASDDQMATFHDRRYLDTLRELSESPVPPPFAMFGLGGKDNPVFPGVYEWAALSAGASLAAAELLLAGRPAVFSMAGGMHHAMAARASGFCYVNDINLAIMRLLAQGRRVVYIDLDAHHGDGVQWAFYGSDKVLCISLHQNPETLFPGSGVLEEIGRGQGVGFNVNIPLWPHTDDDLYVRAFEELVPPLVEAFRPDCVVSQTGVDSLMGDPLANLNLTTQGLGRCLLDLRQMAQGRWLALGGGGYDLANVARGWALAWAIISGQEDKLPEEMPKNFVQAHKLGRDRRMLLDPPGALRGRYWPRAAEEAKSSIKFVREKVFPLLGAKG, encoded by the coding sequence ATGATCGGGCCAAATCTGGGAGCGGCTTACGTTTATTCCGACGAGTTCGCGCGGTTCGACTTCGGCCCCGGCCACCCTTTGCGCGTCCAGCGCCTGGCCCTGGCCCATCAGCTCATCACCGACTGCGGCCTGGACGCCCCGGCCCTGCCCGCTTTCCCCGCCAGCGACGATCAGATGGCCACGTTCCACGACCGCCGCTACCTCGACACCCTGCGCGAGCTGAGCGAAAGCCCCGTGCCGCCGCCGTTCGCCATGTTCGGCCTGGGCGGCAAGGACAACCCCGTCTTTCCCGGCGTCTACGAGTGGGCCGCCCTTTCGGCCGGGGCCAGCCTGGCCGCCGCCGAGCTGTTGCTGGCCGGCCGGCCGGCGGTCTTTTCCATGGCCGGCGGCATGCATCACGCCATGGCCGCCAGGGCCTCGGGCTTCTGTTACGTCAACGACATCAACCTGGCCATCATGCGCCTGCTGGCCCAGGGCCGCCGCGTGGTCTACATCGATCTGGACGCCCACCACGGCGACGGCGTGCAGTGGGCCTTCTACGGCTCCGACAAAGTCTTGTGCATCAGCCTGCACCAAAATCCCGAGACCCTTTTCCCCGGTTCGGGCGTCTTGGAGGAGATCGGCCGCGGCCAGGGCGTGGGCTTCAACGTCAACATCCCCCTGTGGCCCCACACCGACGACGACCTCTACGTGCGCGCCTTCGAGGAGCTGGTGCCGCCGCTGGTGGAGGCCTTCCGGCCCGACTGCGTAGTCAGCCAGACCGGCGTGGACAGCCTCATGGGCGATCCCCTGGCCAATCTCAACCTGACCACCCAGGGCCTGGGCCGCTGCCTGCTGGATCTGCGCCAGATGGCTCAAGGCCGCTGGTTGGCCCTGGGCGGCGGCGGCTACGACCTGGCCAACGTGGCCCGAGGCTGGGCCCTGGCCTGGGCCATCATCAGCGGCCAGGAAGACAAGCTGCCCGAGGAGATGCCCAAGAATTTCGTCCAGGCCCACAAGCTGGGGCGCGATCGGCGCATGCTGCTGGACCCGCCCGGCGCGCTGCGCGGCCGCTATTGGCCACGGGCCGCCGAGGAGGCCAAGTCCTCGATCAAATTCGTGCGCGAAAAGGTCTTTCCCCTGCTGGGCGCCAAGGGCTGA
- a CDS encoding DUF2333 family protein, with product MHAAQEEKSKGGRLLGWFNPLAAETSLAGRAARGLALLVLLYCLAAPFICWYDYARAFKDPFDPVPADAAKKPPAPGVVFTNTLVTMGDQLLEAWLPNDKLYPTILLDNPQNYQLGVLETMRYATRVLRDDLSRQRTTDKIDPNADQAFTAFSNNPNLWLFPAAEAKFSSGVKALREYEQGLQNGSSTFYPRTDNLVVLMYQFASLLGGESTRLANAPRDRILVASQEAAGDPNTEDTKQTYVKVPWSQIDDNFYHARGVAYAMRQILMASRYEFREVIKAKRSTDMIDSVIEDLRLAQFEPCFVLNGSRDSMFANHSLTLMATLQDARQKLRSFADTMRD from the coding sequence ATGCACGCCGCGCAAGAAGAAAAATCCAAAGGCGGCCGACTGCTCGGCTGGTTCAACCCCCTGGCCGCCGAAACATCCCTGGCCGGCCGCGCCGCCAGAGGCCTGGCCCTGCTGGTGTTGCTCTACTGCCTGGCCGCGCCCTTCATCTGCTGGTACGATTACGCCCGCGCCTTCAAAGACCCCTTCGACCCCGTGCCCGCCGACGCCGCCAAAAAACCGCCAGCCCCCGGCGTGGTCTTCACCAACACGTTGGTCACCATGGGTGATCAATTGCTGGAAGCCTGGCTGCCCAACGACAAACTCTACCCCACCATCCTGCTCGACAACCCCCAGAACTACCAGCTCGGCGTCCTCGAAACAATGCGCTACGCCACCCGCGTCCTGCGCGACGACCTCTCGCGCCAGCGCACCACCGACAAAATCGACCCCAACGCCGACCAGGCCTTCACCGCTTTCAGCAACAACCCCAACCTCTGGCTCTTCCCCGCCGCCGAAGCCAAATTCTCCAGCGGCGTCAAGGCCCTGCGCGAATACGAACAAGGCCTCCAAAACGGCTCAAGCACCTTTTATCCCCGCACCGACAACCTCGTCGTGCTCATGTACCAGTTCGCCAGCCTCCTCGGCGGCGAAAGCACCCGCCTGGCCAACGCGCCACGCGACCGCATCCTCGTCGCCAGCCAGGAAGCCGCCGGCGACCCCAACACCGAAGACACCAAACAAACCTACGTCAAAGTGCCCTGGTCACAAATCGACGACAATTTCTATCACGCCCGCGGCGTCGCCTACGCCATGCGCCAAATCCTCATGGCCTCGCGCTACGAATTCCGCGAAGTCATCAAAGCCAAACGCTCCACCGATATGATCGATAGCGTCATCGAAGACCTGCGCCTGGCCCAGTTCGAACCGTGCTTCGTCCTTAACGGCTCCCGCGACTCCATGTTCGCCAACCATAGCCTCACCCTCATGGCCACCCTGCAGGACGCCCGCCAAAAACTGCGCAGCTTCGCCGACACCATGCGCGATTGA
- a CDS encoding metal-dependent transcriptional regulator, whose protein sequence is MSTTKHSGDHQELTPQLEDYLETIALLQEQSPVARAKDIADRLGVTPATVTSALRSLAEKGLINYQPYSHITLTDQGRQRAQDVLRRHEVLSEFFGVVLRAPSRQAEDNACRAEHVLDPDIIERMVRFLSFLKNCPRTGQVWREAFERFCHEKPDHADCKECVGRCLAELYAPPAE, encoded by the coding sequence ATGAGCACCACCAAACATTCGGGCGATCACCAAGAGCTGACCCCCCAACTGGAAGACTACCTGGAGACCATCGCCCTCCTGCAGGAGCAAAGCCCCGTGGCCCGGGCCAAGGACATCGCCGACCGTTTGGGCGTGACCCCGGCCACGGTCACCTCGGCCCTGCGCAGCTTGGCCGAAAAGGGCCTGATCAACTATCAGCCCTACAGCCACATCACCCTCACCGACCAGGGCCGCCAGCGAGCCCAGGATGTTTTGCGCCGCCACGAGGTGCTGTCCGAGTTTTTCGGCGTGGTGCTGCGCGCTCCGTCCCGGCAGGCCGAGGACAACGCCTGCCGCGCCGAGCACGTGCTCGACCCCGACATCATCGAACGGATGGTGCGGTTTTTGAGTTTTCTCAAGAACTGCCCGCGCACGGGCCAGGTCTGGCGTGAGGCTTTCGAGCGTTTTTGCCACGAAAAGCCCGATCACGCCGATTGCAAGGAGTGCGTCGGCCGCTGTCTGGCCGAGCTCTACGCCCCGCCCGCCGAGTGA
- a CDS encoding DUF2325 domain-containing protein: MLLNGALGPKAMAEMLAATEPGSAAQGMTVHDLLPRLHLACREVPAVAGAVAAHLDRRFRREINKLRRLNPEAAQARLIGGGYRVGALWACLRHQNEAVRGMAGPLAAEMLGQGMACLRPWLVSDDHARQMGLDAGQRTSLGRGGRRRSGGRGACAVSAQCACCPLQGLKVAVIGGLERMEGSYCQAIDKLGGQCSFHPGHVRGGSRRLRQIVIKSDVVVFITSVNSHGALATVKAECKKAGKPFIALGRTGVGSLEEMLLEFAA; encoded by the coding sequence GTGCTTCTAAATGGGGCGCTGGGCCCCAAGGCCATGGCCGAAATGCTGGCCGCGACCGAGCCCGGCAGCGCCGCGCAGGGCATGACGGTCCACGACCTGCTGCCCCGCCTGCACCTGGCCTGCCGCGAGGTTCCGGCGGTGGCCGGGGCGGTGGCCGCGCATCTCGATCGTCGTTTTAGGCGCGAAATAAACAAGTTGCGCCGCCTGAACCCCGAAGCGGCCCAGGCGCGGCTGATCGGTGGCGGCTACCGCGTGGGCGCTTTGTGGGCTTGTCTGCGACACCAAAACGAAGCCGTGCGCGGCATGGCCGGCCCTCTGGCCGCCGAAATGCTGGGCCAGGGCATGGCCTGCCTGCGGCCGTGGTTGGTCTCCGACGATCACGCCCGGCAGATGGGCCTGGACGCTGGCCAGCGCACCAGCCTTGGTCGGGGCGGCCGGCGGCGGTCCGGTGGTCGCGGCGCTTGCGCGGTCAGCGCCCAATGCGCCTGCTGCCCGTTGCAGGGGCTGAAGGTGGCGGTCATCGGCGGGTTGGAGCGCATGGAGGGCAGTTATTGCCAAGCCATCGACAAGCTGGGCGGCCAGTGCAGCTTCCACCCCGGTCACGTGCGGGGCGGCAGCCGTCGCCTGCGCCAGATCGTCATCAAGTCCGACGTGGTGGTCTTCATCACCTCGGTCAACAGCCACGGGGCCCTGGCCACGGTCAAGGCCGAATGCAAAAAAGCCGGCAAGCCCTTCATCGCCCTGGGCCGCACCGGCGTGGGCTCCTTGGAGGAGATGCTCCTGGAGTTCGCGGCCTAA
- a CDS encoding GatB/YqeY domain-containing protein — protein sequence MARGSQIEADLKAALKRRDDLTVSCLRMARAALAGKAKDLRRPLEEQEEIQVLKGLAKQRKEAAEQFQAGGRPELAQRELSELAIIEGYLPAQMGQAELESVLDQVFAELRPQGPKDMGNVMKAVMARLAGAADGKLVNQLVRQRMQAS from the coding sequence ATGGCGCGGGGCTCCCAAATCGAGGCCGATTTGAAAGCCGCCCTCAAGCGGCGCGACGATCTGACCGTATCCTGTCTGCGGATGGCGCGGGCCGCCCTGGCCGGCAAGGCCAAGGATCTGCGTCGACCGCTGGAAGAACAAGAAGAAATTCAGGTGCTCAAGGGCTTGGCCAAGCAGCGCAAGGAAGCGGCCGAGCAGTTCCAGGCCGGCGGGCGGCCCGAGTTGGCCCAGCGCGAACTGAGCGAACTGGCCATCATCGAGGGCTATCTGCCGGCCCAGATGGGCCAGGCCGAGCTGGAGTCCGTGCTGGACCAGGTGTTTGCCGAGCTGCGGCCGCAGGGGCCCAAGGACATGGGCAATGTCATGAAGGCGGTCATGGCCAGGCTGGCCGGGGCCGCCGACGGCAAGCTGGTCAACCAGCTTGTCCGCCAGCGCATGCAGGCTTCCTGA
- the modA gene encoding molybdate ABC transporter substrate-binding protein translates to MLRAKVAALIAGLTLLLAAGPGAAQQLETVTVFAAASTTNAMTDIANAYEAAGKAKVVCSFASSSTLAKQIANGAPVHVFLSANPAWMNYLAQKKLLAEGSRIDLLGNQLVLIAPVASTIQGEVKPGFPLTEWLAGGRLAMGDPDHVPVGIYAREALTNLGVWPQLGPDNLALAANVRAALALVERDEAPLGVVYATDAAISDKVRVVAAFPADSHKPVVYPVALIAGRDTVAAKGFAEFLRSEAAAEVFKKYGFVVK, encoded by the coding sequence ATGTTGCGCGCAAAGGTGGCCGCGTTGATCGCGGGTTTGACGCTATTGTTGGCGGCGGGCCCGGGCGCGGCTCAACAGTTGGAAACGGTGACGGTGTTTGCCGCGGCCTCCACCACCAACGCCATGACCGACATCGCCAACGCCTATGAGGCGGCGGGCAAGGCCAAGGTGGTATGTTCGTTCGCTTCCAGTTCGACTTTGGCCAAGCAGATCGCCAACGGCGCGCCGGTGCATGTGTTTTTGTCGGCCAATCCCGCGTGGATGAACTATCTGGCCCAAAAAAAGTTGTTGGCCGAGGGTTCGCGCATTGACTTGCTGGGCAATCAGCTTGTGTTGATCGCGCCCGTCGCGAGCACGATTCAGGGCGAAGTCAAGCCAGGTTTTCCGCTGACGGAGTGGCTGGCCGGCGGCCGCCTGGCCATGGGCGACCCGGACCACGTGCCGGTGGGCATCTACGCCAGGGAAGCCTTGACCAACCTTGGCGTATGGCCACAGCTTGGCCCCGACAATTTGGCCTTGGCGGCCAATGTGCGGGCGGCCCTGGCTTTGGTCGAGCGCGACGAGGCCCCGTTGGGCGTGGTCTACGCCACCGACGCGGCCATCAGCGACAAGGTGCGAGTGGTGGCCGCCTTCCCGGCCGACAGCCACAAGCCAGTGGTTTATCCCGTGGCCTTGATCGCCGGCCGCGACACGGTGGCGGCCAAGGGGTTTGCCGAATTTTTGCGTTCCGAGGCGGCGGCGGAGGTTTTCAAGAAATATGGTTTCGTGGTGAAGTAG
- the rfaE2 gene encoding D-glycero-beta-D-manno-heptose 1-phosphate adenylyltransferase produces the protein MTTPEPDTRRKIQSAQQVAQAAQAVRATGGKVVFTNGCFDLLHAGHVRYLNQARALGQMLVLGLNSDESVRTLGKGDERPLVPQAQRAEVVAALQAVDAVVVFDDPTPAALIEIIAPDILVKGGDWPVDKIVGAEFVLAQGGVVLSIPLVQGLSTTAIAQKIARLALDKSGASRSM, from the coding sequence ATGACAACCCCTGAGCCGGACACCAGACGCAAAATCCAAAGCGCCCAACAGGTCGCCCAAGCCGCCCAAGCCGTGCGCGCCACCGGCGGCAAGGTCGTCTTCACCAACGGCTGCTTCGACCTGCTGCACGCCGGACACGTGCGTTACCTGAATCAGGCCCGCGCCCTGGGCCAGATGCTGGTGCTGGGCCTCAATTCAGACGAGAGCGTGCGCACCCTGGGCAAGGGCGACGAGCGCCCCCTGGTGCCCCAGGCGCAACGCGCCGAGGTCGTGGCCGCCCTGCAAGCCGTCGACGCCGTGGTCGTCTTTGACGATCCCACCCCGGCCGCGCTGATCGAAATTATCGCCCCGGATATTTTGGTCAAGGGCGGCGACTGGCCGGTGGACAAGATCGTCGGCGCGGAATTTGTCTTGGCCCAAGGCGGGGTTGTCCTGTCGATCCCCCTGGTGCAAGGGCTCTCCACCACCGCCATCGCCCAAAAGATCGCCCGCTTGGCCCTTGACAAATCGGGCGCTTCCAGGAGCATGTAG
- a CDS encoding IS481 family transposase produces MTTEKKVARRKLSLLELAGELSNVSRACKLMGYSRQQFYEIRRNFQTYGAQGLVDRLPGPKGPHPNRVEAEVEAAIMAYSLEYPTHGALRVSQQLALRGVQVSSGGVRGVWSRHEMLTRHERLLRLEQSVRAQDIQLSDEQIRALERFSPEFRDRHIEARHTGALVAVDTFFVGALKGVGKVYLQSVIDCHSRHAWGRLYTSKLPVTAVHVLNEEVLPCFEAHDAVIETVLSDNGREFCGRPDQHPYELFLQLEGIEHRTTRVRRPQSNGFVERLHRTLLDEHFRIKGRQKWYETLDEMQADLDEYLRHYNHERAHQGRNMNGRTPSQAFLEGLPGRKKPKEKASQKAA; encoded by the coding sequence ATGACCACGGAGAAGAAGGTAGCACGAAGGAAGCTGAGTCTGCTAGAGCTTGCTGGGGAATTGAGCAACGTCAGCCGGGCCTGCAAACTGATGGGCTACTCGCGGCAGCAGTTTTACGAGATTCGGCGCAATTTCCAGACCTACGGCGCACAGGGCCTTGTGGACCGTTTGCCCGGCCCCAAGGGGCCGCATCCCAATCGTGTGGAAGCGGAGGTTGAGGCGGCGATCATGGCTTACAGCCTGGAGTATCCGACCCACGGAGCGCTTCGCGTGTCGCAGCAATTGGCCCTTCGCGGCGTGCAAGTGAGTTCCGGCGGCGTGCGAGGCGTGTGGAGTCGCCACGAGATGCTCACGCGGCACGAGCGTCTTTTGCGTCTCGAGCAATCGGTTCGCGCCCAGGACATTCAACTCAGCGACGAGCAGATTCGGGCTTTGGAGCGCTTCAGCCCGGAGTTTCGCGACCGCCACATCGAGGCCCGGCACACCGGGGCCCTGGTGGCGGTGGACACGTTTTTCGTTGGCGCGCTCAAGGGCGTGGGCAAGGTGTATCTACAATCGGTCATCGACTGCCACAGCCGCCACGCCTGGGGTCGCCTGTACACCAGCAAGCTTCCGGTCACGGCGGTGCATGTGCTCAACGAGGAAGTGCTGCCGTGCTTTGAGGCCCACGACGCGGTGATTGAGACGGTGCTTTCGGACAATGGGCGAGAGTTTTGCGGCCGGCCAGACCAGCATCCGTATGAGCTGTTTCTGCAGCTTGAGGGGATCGAACACCGCACCACCAGGGTGCGTCGGCCTCAGAGCAATGGCTTCGTGGAACGGCTTCACCGGACGCTCTTGGACGAGCATTTCCGGATCAAGGGCCGTCAGAAATGGTATGAAACCTTGGATGAGATGCAGGCCGACTTGGATGAGTATCTGCGCCATTACAACCATGAGCGGGCGCACCAGGGCCGGAACATGAACGGCAGGACGCCGAGTCAGGCTTTCCTGGAGGGCCTGCCCGGGCGTAAGAAGCCCAAGGAAAAGGCGTCCCAAAAGGCCGCCTAA